TTGCATCAGCCCTTGTTGCCAGGGGTAGAAAAGAGTTCATCTCCGATGAACCTATGGAGCTTATAAAACAGGAAATCCGGGCAGTAAACTCGGGTAGTGCTGTTGCAGTAAACGTAAGAAGCACTACCCTTGAGCCTTTGGTTGAAGCCGCAAAAATCGTAAAGGAAGAAGGGGCGATCCTTGAGTTAAACGCCCACTGCAAGCAGCCTGAAATGCTTGAAGCGGGCATAGGGGAAGCCCTGCTGCATGATCTCCCCAGGCTTTCTGCCTGGATAAAGGCAATAAAGGAAACAGGAGTCGTGCTTTCCGTAAAGGTAAGGGCAAATGTAGTGAATGATGTTGAACTTGCCAGGCTTATTGATAAGGCTGGGGCTGATATCATCCATGTAGATTCCATGCTGGAAGGGTTTGGAGCCGACCTTGATTCGATTTTAAATTACAGAGATGCTACAAGGCTCTTCCTTATAGGCAACAACTCGGTTACTGACTTTGCCACGGCAAAGGACATGTTTTCTCGAGGAGCTGACATGGTCTCTGTTGCAAGGGGAGCGATGGAAAACCCTGAACTGATAAAGGAACTTGTAGAAAGTGTCAGTTCGTATCAGGAGTCAATAGGCTGGTATAATGCTCCCAAACACGTTTGCAGTGAAGGGGACTTCAGGGGTCTGGCTTTCTGCTGCCTCCCGGTAAAACCCTGTCCTGTGCACGAGAAATCCCGAAAGCTGGGGTACACTGCCGAAGAGTTCGCCCGGACAAAAATGGAATTTGCCAGAGGCACAATGCTGGAGTTCGGGGAGGATACCTGTTTCGGCAGCCTTGTCTGGTGCTGCAAGATTACAAAGCCCTGCTGGATCAGGGATGGTGTACTGAATACACTTGACCTCTCTGATGCGGAGTATATGAAGCTTAAGGAGCAGTTGTCAAAATACATCCTTGACCATGCCAGGATTCCGGTAAATGAAGCCCAATAATTCTGCTTTCTCCCTTCATATCCCTGAATGGGTAGAGGAATCCCGAACCCCGAGCCTGATTGCACGCTGTGCACAGCTTGCTATGTTGCTCGAGGTCTCAGCCTCTCCGAAGCCGGGGAACGTTGATAGGGAACATAATTATCCTGACACCTGTTTTGAGCATTTTATAGCTTCTTCGGTTGCCGCCTATCCTGTCCTGGAGCTTGCTGCAAGAAGCAGAGATGGAATAGGAATTCTTCTCAGGAGTGCGGTTTACGAAAGCTCTGCCTGGCAGCAGGGAGGGAATACACATTTTGGCGCTTTTTTACTCCTGATTCCTCTGGCAATGGCGGCAGGTGAAATCTCCGGAGAACCCCCTCATCGCGGGAAGGCAGGCTTTCGGCTTGAAGCCGGGGATTTTGAAGGGCTTGCTGCCCGAGCCCATGCTTTTGTCCGCGCAACTAACTGCGAAGACGCCGTTGAGTTCTACAGGGCTTTCGGGCATGCAGGAGTCAGAGTAAATAGTGTGGACGAATTCGATCTTGAAGACCCTGAAGCAACTGCCGATCTCAGAAAACAGAACATTACCCTTTACGACCTTATGGAAATTGCCAGAGGGTATGACCTTATTGCAGATGAGTGGACATCAGGTTTCGGGCGTTGTCTTGAGGGCGCAAAAAGCATCCTTGAGTTCATGCAGGTACGAAACTGTGAAGCAGAAGCTTTCACAGGAGGCTCGGTTTCCACCTGTTCGGGCACAGGAATCAACGAGGCTATCGTGTATACGTTCCTGAAACTGCTTTCCAGGCACAGGGATACCTTCATCCAGACCAAGTTTGATACTGAAACTGCAGATTACGTTTCTTCCAGAGCAGGCAAGATCCTTTCAGGCTGGGAAGCTTCTGGGAAAACAGCCCGAGACTTTACCTTTATCCTGCCTTCAGTACAAGATTTTGACTCCGAGCTTTTGGAAAAAAGGATCAATCCTGGTTCTACGGCAGATATCATTATTGCAGGACTTTTTATTTCTTTTCTTGGAGGCTTGCGCTTTTGACAGGGCTTTCTTCTGATTGCAGGGAAGTTGGTAAATTATCTCCGGAAATCGACTTATTTTCGTTCGGGATCCGGGAGGGTATCTCGGAAGTAATAGTAAGTACAGGCTTTGAAAGCCCGAACGCTGCTCCGATAGGTATCATTACAAAGGGTGGAAGGTCTTTTGTCCGGCTTTTCAAAGGCAGCCATACCTGGGCAAATGTTTTTCAAGAAATGTATCTTGCTTCAAATGTAGTTTATGATCCACTTCTTTTTGTGCGTTCCACCTTTTTCGACCTTGAACATTCCGAGTTTGAATATGTGACGGCAGGCAGGCTTAAGTTCCCAATCCTAACAGAAGCCGCTGCCTGGGTCGTTTTCGAATGCGTTAATGTTAAAAACACAGAACAGGCTCTTGTTGCCGATCTTGTTCCTGTGGAGGCGGGCTTTAATGAAGATAAGAGAAAAGCCTTTCCCGTACCCAACAGGGGATTCAATGCCGTGCTTGAAGCTACAGTCCATGCAACCCGTTACCAGTTGTCGGGGGATAAAAAATACCTTGAATGGATCCGGCACTATGAAACCCTTGCTTCCAAATGCGGGGGCGAGGGGGAAAAGAAAGCTATGAAACTGCTTTATGAAGTGCTGGGGATCTGACTTTCTTTATATCTCCAGACTCTTTTGATTCTTTTCCGGTTTCAGTTCTTTGTTGTAATTTTCAGTTTCCTGTTTCAAGTTACTCTTTTTTAGAAAATTATATTATCTTCCTCCTGCATGATTTCTTTTCATGAGTTTTAAGAGCATTGCATGGGGTATTACAGGAGCCGGACATTTCCTGGACCGCAGCTACCAGGTCTTTAAGGAACTTAAACTCAGAGACCACGGGCTTTCCGTAAACACGTATATTTCCAGGGCAGCTGAAGAGGTCCTCCGGATGTACGGGCTTGAGCAGAAGCTTGTAAAAATCTCGGGAGGAGACTACCTTGAAGAGATCTTTCGGGAAAGTGAGCAGGGTTCAAGTTCTCCCAAGGTCGGGCGTTTTCTCCTTGAAAGGTACGATGCCCTCTTCGTTACGCCTGCAACCTCAAACACAGTCTCGAAAATCGCCTACGGAATTGCCGATTCCCTGGTAACCAATGCCGTTGCCCAGGCTGTCAAGGGAAGGATCCCGGTTTATGTTGTGCCTGTGGACATTGAAGGCTCGATCGTCTCGGAAATGCCCTACAACATTGACAGGAAACAGTGCCGGCATTGCGAGGACTGCCCCCCCAGGGCAAACTGTCCCCATGGAGCAATCACCGAGAAAAATGGTGTCACAGACCAGATAGAACTCCTGAAATGCAAAGGCTG
The Methanosarcina sp. WWM596 DNA segment above includes these coding regions:
- a CDS encoding DUF447 domain-containing protein encodes the protein MTGLSSDCREVGKLSPEIDLFSFGIREGISEVIVSTGFESPNAAPIGIITKGGRSFVRLFKGSHTWANVFQEMYLASNVVYDPLLFVRSTFFDLEHSEFEYVTAGRLKFPILTEAAAWVVFECVNVKNTEQALVADLVPVEAGFNEDKRKAFPVPNRGFNAVLEATVHATRYQLSGDKKYLEWIRHYETLASKCGGEGEKKAMKLLYEVLGI
- a CDS encoding dihydromethanopterin reductase (acceptor) codes for the protein MSFKSIAWGITGAGHFLDRSYQVFKELKLRDHGLSVNTYISRAAEEVLRMYGLEQKLVKISGGDYLEEIFRESEQGSSSPKVGRFLLERYDALFVTPATSNTVSKIAYGIADSLVTNAVAQAVKGRIPVYVVPVDIEGSIVSEMPYNIDRKQCRHCEDCPPRANCPHGAITEKNGVTDQIELLKCKGCGICKELCSYNAIKGGPVEVLVRDVDMRNVEIVKKLQGITVLESPEAILELF
- a CDS encoding methanogenesis marker 9 domain-containing protein — protein: MSDYLFDLHIGYVRFRNPIALAPMAGIVDSAFANQYAGDAGLVVLGAFNLDKGSIEVASALVARGRKEFISDEPMELIKQEIRAVNSGSAVAVNVRSTTLEPLVEAAKIVKEEGAILELNAHCKQPEMLEAGIGEALLHDLPRLSAWIKAIKETGVVLSVKVRANVVNDVELARLIDKAGADIIHVDSMLEGFGADLDSILNYRDATRLFLIGNNSVTDFATAKDMFSRGADMVSVARGAMENPELIKELVESVSSYQESIGWYNAPKHVCSEGDFRGLAFCCLPVKPCPVHEKSRKLGYTAEEFARTKMEFARGTMLEFGEDTCFGSLVWCCKITKPCWIRDGVLNTLDLSDAEYMKLKEQLSKYILDHARIPVNEAQ
- a CDS encoding triphosphoribosyl-dephospho-CoA synthase, translating into MKPNNSAFSLHIPEWVEESRTPSLIARCAQLAMLLEVSASPKPGNVDREHNYPDTCFEHFIASSVAAYPVLELAARSRDGIGILLRSAVYESSAWQQGGNTHFGAFLLLIPLAMAAGEISGEPPHRGKAGFRLEAGDFEGLAARAHAFVRATNCEDAVEFYRAFGHAGVRVNSVDEFDLEDPEATADLRKQNITLYDLMEIARGYDLIADEWTSGFGRCLEGAKSILEFMQVRNCEAEAFTGGSVSTCSGTGINEAIVYTFLKLLSRHRDTFIQTKFDTETADYVSSRAGKILSGWEASGKTARDFTFILPSVQDFDSELLEKRINPGSTADIIIAGLFISFLGGLRF